A single window of Bordetella genomosp. 11 DNA harbors:
- the rplX gene encoding 50S ribosomal protein L24 — protein sequence MNNIRKGDEVIVLTGRDKKRRGTVLQVVSADYVLVEGVNVVKKHAKPNPMANNPGGIVEKTMPIHISNVALFNPATGKGDRVGVKEVDGRKVRVFRSNGAEVGAKA from the coding sequence ATGAACAATATTCGCAAAGGTGACGAAGTCATCGTCCTGACCGGTCGCGACAAGAAGCGTCGCGGCACGGTGCTGCAGGTCGTGAGCGCCGACTACGTGCTGGTTGAGGGCGTGAACGTCGTCAAGAAGCACGCCAAGCCGAATCCCATGGCCAACAATCCTGGCGGCATCGTCGAGAAGACCATGCCCATCCATATTTCGAACGTCGCGCTGTTCAACCCGGCAACGGGCAAGGGCGACCGCGTCGGTGTCAAGGAAGTCGATGGCCGCAAGGTGCGCGTCTTCCGTTCCAATGGTGCCGAAGTCGGCGCCAAGGCGTAA
- the rplN gene encoding 50S ribosomal protein L14, which yields MIQMQTTLDVADNTGARRVRCIKVLGGSKRRYAGIGDIIKVSVIDAAPRGRVKKGEIYNAVVVRTASGVRRKDGSLIRFPGVNGNAAVLLNAKKEPIGTRIFGPVTRELRTEQFMKIVSLAAEVL from the coding sequence ATGATCCAAATGCAGACCACGCTGGACGTGGCCGACAACACTGGTGCGCGCCGAGTGCGGTGCATCAAGGTGCTCGGCGGATCCAAGCGCCGTTATGCCGGTATCGGCGACATCATCAAAGTCAGCGTCATCGACGCCGCGCCGCGCGGCCGCGTCAAAAAGGGCGAAATCTACAACGCGGTGGTGGTGCGTACCGCCAGCGGTGTGCGCCGCAAGGACGGTTCGTTGATTCGTTTCCCGGGCGTCAACGGCAATGCCGCCGTTCTGCTGAACGCCAAGAAGGAACCGATCGGCACCCGCATCTTCGGACCCGTGACGCGCGAGCTGCGTACCGAGCAGTTCATGAAGATCGTGTCGCTGGCCGCGGAAGTGCTGTAA
- a CDS encoding aspartyl/asparaginyl beta-hydroxylase domain-containing protein codes for MQPLDTAPTKNPPSLFSRAFFALVDIVHNAIARASLVGDHPIFDNAAFPWLPGLEAQTPAIRAELLEILRDRDRLPAFHELSPDVATITTDRQWKTFVFMAYGLRAERNIARCPATARAIAAIPGIRTAFYSILEPGKRIPMHRGPYNGVLRLHLALVVPEPRDRCWIEVDGQRYVWQEGRAVVFDDLYPHQVHNDTDGLRVVLFVDFDRPCRWPVSWLNRLILAVAPMTSEIRQSKANHDVWEKGYYGRD; via the coding sequence GTGCAGCCACTCGATACCGCCCCGACCAAGAATCCCCCGTCCCTTTTTTCCCGAGCTTTCTTTGCCCTCGTGGACATCGTGCACAACGCGATCGCGCGGGCATCCCTGGTTGGGGACCATCCCATCTTCGACAATGCGGCCTTTCCCTGGCTGCCGGGCCTGGAAGCCCAAACCCCCGCCATCCGCGCCGAGTTGCTCGAAATCCTGCGCGACCGCGACCGGCTGCCGGCCTTCCATGAGCTGTCGCCCGATGTCGCTACCATTACCACGGACCGGCAGTGGAAGACCTTCGTCTTCATGGCCTATGGCCTGCGGGCCGAGCGCAACATCGCGCGCTGTCCCGCCACGGCGCGGGCCATCGCGGCGATCCCGGGGATACGCACGGCGTTCTACTCCATCCTGGAGCCAGGCAAGCGCATACCCATGCACCGCGGTCCCTACAACGGCGTGCTGCGGCTGCATCTGGCGCTGGTCGTGCCCGAACCCCGGGACCGCTGCTGGATCGAAGTGGATGGCCAGCGCTACGTCTGGCAAGAGGGGCGCGCCGTGGTGTTCGACGATCTGTATCCGCACCAGGTCCATAACGATACCGACGGGCTGCGGGTGGTGCTCTTCGTCGATTTCGACCGCCCGTGCCGCTGGCCGGTCAGCTGGCTGAACCGCCTGATCCTGGCCGTGGCCCCCATGACGTCCGAAATCCGTCAGTCCAAAGCCAACCACGACGTGTGGGAAAAAGGCTACTACGGGCGGGATTGA
- a CDS encoding NAD-dependent succinate-semialdehyde dehydrogenase — MYEQLALYIDGEFLSGDGRQSQDVTNPATLEVLGKLPHATEADLDRALQAAQRAFESWRRTSPMERSRILRKVAELSRERAQEIGRNMTMDQGKPLAEAVLEVTSCSEHCEWHAEECRRIYGRVIPPRNPDVRQFVVREPIGVCAAFTPWNFPYNQAIRKIAAALGAGCTIILKGPEDSPSAVMAIARMFHDAGLPPGCLNIVWGEPAKISEYLIRSPIVRKISFTGSVPVGKHLAALAGAHMKRSTMELGGHSPVLVFDDADIDRAAEMLARFKIRNAGQVCVSPTRFYVQKGAYDKFLARFTDVLKNIKVGNGLEAGTEMGPLAHERRVPTMSRFVEDAIEKGAKVVLGGAPIERAGHFFAPTVITDLPEDAMLMTEEPFGPLAPVVPFTDTDEAIKRANSLPFGLSSYVFTNSLKTATKVSNALEAGMVNINHFGSALAETPFGGVKDSGIGSEGGTETFDGYLVTKFITHI, encoded by the coding sequence ATGTACGAACAGTTGGCGTTGTATATCGATGGCGAATTCCTGTCGGGCGACGGTCGCCAGAGCCAGGACGTGACCAATCCGGCCACGCTCGAGGTCCTGGGCAAGCTGCCGCACGCCACCGAGGCCGACCTCGACCGCGCCCTGCAGGCGGCCCAGCGCGCTTTCGAGTCCTGGCGCCGTACATCGCCCATGGAACGTTCGCGTATCCTGCGCAAAGTCGCCGAACTGTCGCGCGAGCGCGCCCAGGAAATCGGCCGCAACATGACCATGGACCAAGGCAAGCCGCTGGCCGAAGCAGTGCTGGAAGTCACCAGCTGCTCGGAACACTGCGAATGGCACGCCGAGGAATGCCGCCGGATCTACGGTCGCGTGATCCCCCCGCGCAATCCCGACGTCCGCCAGTTCGTCGTGCGCGAGCCGATCGGCGTGTGCGCCGCCTTCACTCCCTGGAACTTCCCGTACAACCAGGCCATCCGCAAGATCGCCGCCGCCCTGGGCGCCGGTTGCACCATCATCCTCAAGGGTCCGGAAGATTCGCCCAGCGCCGTCATGGCGATCGCGCGCATGTTCCACGACGCCGGCCTGCCGCCGGGCTGCCTGAACATCGTCTGGGGCGAACCGGCCAAGATTTCGGAATACCTGATCCGTTCGCCCATCGTCCGCAAAATCTCCTTCACCGGCTCGGTTCCGGTGGGCAAGCACCTGGCGGCACTGGCTGGCGCGCACATGAAGCGCAGCACGATGGAGTTGGGCGGCCATTCGCCCGTGCTGGTGTTCGACGACGCCGATATCGACCGCGCGGCCGAAATGCTGGCCCGCTTCAAGATCCGGAATGCCGGCCAGGTTTGCGTGTCTCCCACCCGCTTCTATGTGCAGAAGGGCGCCTATGACAAGTTCCTGGCGCGCTTTACCGATGTGCTGAAGAACATCAAGGTGGGCAACGGTCTGGAAGCCGGCACGGAAATGGGTCCCCTGGCGCATGAACGCCGCGTGCCCACCATGAGCCGGTTCGTCGAGGACGCGATCGAGAAAGGCGCCAAGGTGGTGCTGGGCGGGGCCCCTATCGAACGCGCCGGCCACTTCTTCGCGCCCACGGTCATCACCGACCTGCCCGAAGACGCCATGCTGATGACGGAAGAGCCCTTCGGCCCGCTGGCGCCGGTGGTGCCTTTCACCGATACGGACGAAGCCATCAAGCGCGCCAATAGCTTGCCGTTCGGCCTATCGTCGTACGTGTTCACCAATTCGCTGAAGACCGCCACCAAGGTATCGAATGCACTGGAGGCGGGGATGGTCAATATCAATCACTTCGGCAGCGCCTTGGCCGAGACGCCGTTCGGCGGCGTAAAGGATAGCGGCATCGGCAGCGAAGGCGGCACGGAGACCTTCGACGGCTACCTGGTCACGAAGTTCATCACGCATATTTGA
- the rpsQ gene encoding 30S ribosomal protein S17 → MTETQNTQQAKRKRTLVGKVVSNKMDKTVVVLVERRVKHPIYGKIVMRSNKYKAHDETNQINEGDTVEIAEGRPISRSKSWSVVRLVEAARVI, encoded by the coding sequence ATGACCGAAACCCAAAACACCCAACAAGCCAAGCGCAAGCGCACGCTGGTCGGCAAGGTCGTGTCCAACAAGATGGACAAGACGGTTGTCGTGCTGGTGGAACGCCGCGTCAAGCATCCGATCTACGGCAAGATCGTCATGCGCTCGAACAAGTACAAGGCGCACGACGAAACCAACCAGATCAATGAAGGCGACACCGTGGAAATCGCGGAAGGCCGCCCGATCTCCCGCTCCAAGTCCTGGAGCGTGGTGCGTCTGGTCGAAGCTGCCCGCGTCATCTAA
- the rpmC gene encoding 50S ribosomal protein L29 produces the protein MKASELRSKDAAELQKELESLLRAQFGLRMQKATQQLANTSQLGKVRKDIARVRTVLTQKAGK, from the coding sequence ATGAAAGCCAGTGAACTCCGCTCGAAAGACGCCGCCGAGCTGCAGAAAGAACTCGAAAGCCTGCTCCGAGCCCAATTCGGTCTGCGCATGCAGAAGGCCACGCAGCAACTTGCCAACACCAGCCAGCTGGGCAAAGTGCGCAAGGACATCGCGCGCGTACGCACCGTGCTGACCCAGAAGGCAGGGAAATGA
- the rplP gene encoding 50S ribosomal protein L16 produces MLQPSRRKYRKEQKGRNTGLATRGTNVSFGEYGLKATGRGRLTARQIEAARRAINRHIKRGGRIWIRIFPDKPISQKPAEVRMGNGKGNPEYWVAEIQPGKVLYEMEGVSEELAREAFRLAAAKLPISTTFVARHIGA; encoded by the coding sequence ATGCTGCAACCCTCACGCAGAAAGTATCGCAAAGAGCAGAAGGGCCGTAATACCGGCCTGGCCACGCGCGGCACCAACGTGTCGTTCGGCGAGTACGGCCTGAAGGCGACCGGTCGCGGCCGCCTGACCGCCCGCCAGATCGAAGCCGCCCGTCGTGCCATCAACCGTCACATCAAGCGTGGCGGTCGTATCTGGATCCGCATCTTCCCGGACAAGCCGATTTCGCAGAAGCCGGCAGAAGTCCGTATGGGTAACGGTAAGGGCAACCCGGAATACTGGGTCGCCGAGATCCAGCCCGGCAAGGTGCTCTATGAAATGGAAGGGGTCAGCGAAGAGCTCGCACGCGAAGCTTTCCGCCTGGCCGCCGCGAAGCTGCCGATTTCGACGACGTTCGTCGCGCGTCACATCGGTGCTTAA
- the rpsC gene encoding 30S ribosomal protein S3 — protein sequence MGQKIHPTGFRLAVTRNWSSRWYADDKAFGGMLAQDIRVREYLKKKLKSASVGRVVIERPAKNARITVYSARPGVVIGKRGEDIESLKADLQRLMGVPVHVNIEEIRKPETDAQLIADSISQQLEKRIMFRRAMKRAMQNAMRLGAQGIKIMSSGRLNGIEIARTEWYREGRVPLHTLKANIDYGTSEAHTTYGVIGIKVWVYKGDMLANGELPPETAAPREEERRPRRAPRGDRPDGGRPGRPGGGGGRGRGPRKADAAPAPEGE from the coding sequence ATGGGTCAGAAAATTCACCCCACTGGGTTCCGCCTCGCGGTAACCCGCAACTGGTCCTCGCGTTGGTACGCTGACGACAAGGCTTTCGGCGGCATGCTCGCCCAGGATATTCGCGTTCGCGAATACTTGAAGAAGAAGCTGAAGAGCGCTTCGGTCGGCCGCGTGGTCATCGAGCGCCCGGCCAAGAACGCCCGCATCACGGTGTACTCGGCTCGTCCGGGCGTCGTCATCGGCAAGCGCGGCGAGGATATCGAAAGCCTGAAGGCCGATCTGCAGCGTTTGATGGGCGTGCCCGTCCACGTGAACATCGAGGAAATCCGCAAGCCGGAAACCGATGCGCAGCTGATCGCCGATTCGATCTCGCAGCAGCTGGAAAAGCGGATCATGTTCCGCCGTGCCATGAAGCGTGCCATGCAGAATGCCATGCGTCTGGGTGCCCAGGGCATCAAGATCATGAGCTCGGGTCGCTTGAACGGCATCGAAATCGCTCGCACGGAATGGTATCGCGAAGGCCGTGTGCCGCTGCATACCCTGAAGGCGAACATCGACTACGGCACCTCGGAAGCCCACACCACCTACGGTGTGATCGGCATCAAGGTCTGGGTCTACAAGGGCGACATGCTGGCCAACGGCGAACTGCCGCCCGAGACCGCCGCGCCCCGCGAAGAAGAGCGTCGTCCGCGTCGCGCCCCGCGTGGTGACCGTCCCGACGGCGGTCGTCCCGGTCGCCCCGGCGGCGGTGGCGGTCGTGGCCGCGGTCCCCGCAAGGCGGATGCTGCCCCGGCGCCTGAAGGAGAATAA
- the rplV gene encoding 50S ribosomal protein L22 yields METTAIIRGVHISAQKTRLVADMIRGQKVSRALEILTFSPKKAAGILKKAVESAIANAEHNDGADIDELKVTTIYVDKAQSLKRFSARAKGRGNRIEKQTCHITVKVGA; encoded by the coding sequence ATGGAAACGACTGCCATTATCCGTGGTGTTCACATCTCGGCGCAGAAGACCCGTCTGGTCGCGGACATGATCCGCGGGCAGAAGGTTTCGCGTGCACTCGAGATCCTTACCTTCTCCCCCAAGAAGGCCGCCGGCATCCTGAAGAAGGCTGTCGAGTCCGCTATCGCCAATGCAGAGCACAACGACGGTGCCGACATCGACGAGCTGAAAGTCACCACGATCTACGTGGACAAGGCTCAGTCGCTGAAGCGCTTCTCGGCTCGCGCCAAAGGCCGCGGCAATCGTATCGAGAAGCAGACCTGCCACATCACGGTTAAGGTCGGCGCCTAA
- the rpsS gene encoding 30S ribosomal protein S19, with amino-acid sequence MSRSIKKGPFVDSHLIKKVDTAVAVKDKKPIKTWSRRSTILPEFIGLTIAVHNGKQHVPVYINENMVGHKLGEFALTRTFKGHAADKKAKR; translated from the coding sequence ATGTCACGTTCGATCAAGAAAGGCCCGTTTGTCGATTCGCACCTGATCAAAAAGGTGGATACGGCTGTCGCGGTCAAAGACAAGAAGCCGATCAAGACCTGGTCGCGCCGTTCCACGATCCTGCCCGAGTTCATCGGCCTGACGATCGCTGTGCACAACGGCAAGCAGCACGTTCCCGTGTATATCAACGAGAACATGGTCGGTCACAAACTGGGCGAGTTCGCGCTGACCCGTACGTTCAAGGGTCACGCGGCGGACAAGAAGGCCAAGAGGTAA
- the rplB gene encoding 50S ribosomal protein L2: MALVKMKPTSAGRRGMVKVVSPNLHKGDPVASLLEKKKRGSGRNNNGHITVRHRGGGHKQHYRIVDFRRDKDGIPAKVERLEYDPNRTAHLALLCYADGERRYIIAPRGLEVGASLVSGIEAPIRAGNTLPIRNIPVGTTIHCIEMLPGKGAQMARSAGASAVLLAREGTYAQVRLRSGEVRRVHIECRATIGEVGNEEHSLRQIGKAGAMRWRGVRPTVRGVAMNPVDHPHGGGEGRTGEAREPVSPWGTPSKGYKTRRNKRTNNMIVQRRKRK, from the coding sequence ATGGCCCTCGTGAAAATGAAACCGACCTCCGCCGGCCGTCGTGGCATGGTGAAGGTCGTCAGCCCGAACCTGCACAAGGGCGACCCGGTCGCCTCCTTGCTGGAAAAGAAGAAGCGTGGTTCCGGCCGTAACAACAACGGCCATATCACCGTTCGTCATCGCGGCGGTGGCCACAAGCAGCATTACCGTATCGTCGACTTCCGTCGCGACAAGGACGGCATCCCGGCCAAGGTCGAGCGCCTGGAATACGACCCCAACCGTACGGCACACCTGGCACTGCTGTGCTATGCCGACGGCGAGCGTCGCTACATCATCGCGCCCCGTGGCCTGGAAGTCGGTGCCTCGCTGGTGTCGGGCATCGAAGCCCCCATCCGCGCCGGCAACACGCTGCCGATCCGCAACATCCCGGTCGGTACGACGATCCACTGCATCGAGATGCTGCCCGGCAAGGGTGCCCAGATGGCCCGTTCGGCCGGCGCTTCCGCCGTGCTTCTGGCCCGCGAAGGCACTTACGCCCAGGTGCGCCTGCGCTCCGGCGAAGTGCGCCGCGTGCACATCGAATGCCGCGCGACCATCGGCGAAGTCGGTAATGAAGAACACAGCCTGCGCCAGATCGGCAAGGCCGGTGCAATGCGTTGGCGTGGTGTGCGTCCGACGGTTCGTGGCGTGGCCATGAACCCGGTGGATCACCCGCACGGTGGCGGCGAAGGCCGTACCGGTGAAGCTCGCGAGCCGGTCAGCCCCTGGGGTACTCCGTCGAAGGGTTACAAGACCCGTCGCAACAAGCGGACGAACAACATGATCGTCCAACGGCGCAAGCGCAAGTAA
- the rplW gene encoding 50S ribosomal protein L23 — MNTERLMQVLLAPIVTEKATFVAEKNQQVAFRVVDTATKPEIKAAVELLFKVQVESVQVLNRKGKVKRFGRFVGRRRNERKAYVSLKEGQEIDFAEVK; from the coding sequence ATGAACACCGAACGCTTGATGCAGGTGCTCCTGGCTCCGATCGTGACCGAAAAGGCCACGTTCGTCGCCGAGAAAAATCAGCAAGTCGCTTTCCGCGTGGTCGATACGGCCACCAAGCCGGAAATCAAGGCTGCCGTCGAACTGCTCTTCAAGGTGCAGGTCGAATCCGTGCAGGTCCTCAATCGCAAGGGCAAAGTCAAGCGCTTTGGCCGGTTCGTGGGTCGCCGTCGCAACGAGCGCAAGGCCTACGTGTCGCTCAAGGAAGGCCAGGAAATCGACTTTGCGGAGGTGAAGTAA
- the rplD gene encoding 50S ribosomal protein L4 — protein MELKLLNEQGQAATFSAPDTVFGRDYNEALIHQVVVAFQANARSGNRAQKDRSEVKHSTKKPWRQKGTGRARAGMTSSPLWRGGGRIFPNSPDENFSQKVNKKMYRAGIRSILSQLAREDRIAVVDTFTLDTPKTKLAAAKLKDLGLDSVLIITDSVDENVYLATRNLPHVAVVEPRYADPLSLIHYRKVLITKPAIAQLEEMLG, from the coding sequence ATGGAACTCAAGCTCCTGAATGAACAAGGTCAGGCCGCGACGTTCAGCGCGCCCGACACCGTTTTCGGTCGCGACTACAACGAAGCGCTGATCCACCAGGTCGTGGTGGCTTTCCAGGCCAATGCCCGCAGCGGCAACCGCGCCCAGAAGGACCGTTCGGAAGTCAAGCACAGCACCAAGAAGCCCTGGCGCCAGAAGGGTACCGGCCGCGCGCGCGCCGGTATGACCTCGTCGCCGCTGTGGCGTGGGGGCGGCCGGATTTTCCCGAACTCGCCCGACGAGAACTTCAGCCAGAAGGTCAACAAGAAGATGTACCGCGCCGGGATCCGTTCGATCCTGTCGCAACTGGCTCGTGAAGACCGCATCGCCGTCGTCGATACGTTCACGCTGGATACGCCCAAGACCAAGCTGGCTGCGGCCAAGCTGAAGGATCTGGGCCTGGATTCCGTGCTGATCATCACCGACAGCGTCGATGAGAATGTTTATCTCGCCACCCGCAACCTGCCGCATGTTGCCGTGGTCGAACCGCGTTACGCCGATCCGCTGTCGCTGATCCACTATCGGAAAGTGCTGATCACCAAGCCGGCCATCGCTCAACTCGAGGAGATGCTGGGATGA
- the rplC gene encoding 50S ribosomal protein L3 codes for MSNSTPTPAAFRLGLVGRKVGMTRIFTEEGESIPVTVLDVSNNRVTQVKSLEADGYAAVQVTYGTRRASRVPKAQTGHYAKAGVEAGSILKEFRLDPARAAEFAAGAVIAVESVFEAGQQVDVTGTTIGKGFAGTIKRHHFGSQRASHGNSRSHRVPGSIGQAQDPGRIFPGKRMSGHLGDVTRTVQNLDIVRVDAERGLLLVKGAVPGHKGADIVVRPAIKAPAKKGA; via the coding sequence ATGTCGAATTCGACACCCACGCCCGCCGCGTTCCGGCTCGGGCTGGTGGGTCGCAAGGTCGGCATGACCCGCATTTTTACCGAGGAAGGTGAATCCATCCCGGTAACCGTGCTGGACGTGTCGAACAACCGTGTGACCCAGGTGAAGTCTCTGGAAGCCGACGGCTACGCCGCCGTGCAGGTGACTTACGGTACGCGCCGCGCCTCGCGCGTGCCCAAGGCCCAGACGGGCCACTACGCCAAGGCCGGCGTTGAAGCCGGTAGCATCCTCAAGGAATTCCGCCTCGATCCCGCTCGCGCCGCTGAATTCGCGGCTGGCGCGGTCATCGCTGTGGAAAGCGTGTTCGAAGCCGGCCAACAGGTCGACGTCACGGGCACCACCATCGGTAAGGGTTTCGCCGGTACGATCAAGCGCCACCACTTCGGTTCGCAGCGTGCGTCGCACGGTAACTCGCGTTCGCACCGCGTGCCCGGCTCCATCGGCCAGGCGCAGGATCCCGGCCGTATTTTCCCCGGTAAGCGCATGTCCGGCCATCTGGGCGATGTGACCCGTACCGTCCAGAACCTGGACATCGTGCGCGTCGACGCCGAGCGCGGCCTGCTGCTGGTCAAGGGCGCCGTCCCGGGCCACAAGGGCGCGGATATCGTCGTGCGTCCGGCCATCAAGGCCCCGGCCAAGAAGGGAGCATAA
- the rpsJ gene encoding 30S ribosomal protein S10, which produces MKNQKIRIRLKAFDYKLIDQSAAEIVDTAKRTGAVVRGPVPLPTRIRRYDVLRSPHVNKTSRDQFEIRTHQRLMDIVDPTDKTVDALMRLDLAAGVDVEIALE; this is translated from the coding sequence ATGAAAAACCAGAAGATCCGCATCCGCCTGAAAGCGTTCGATTACAAGCTGATCGACCAGTCGGCTGCTGAAATCGTCGATACGGCCAAGCGTACCGGTGCCGTCGTGCGCGGTCCCGTTCCGCTGCCCACGCGCATCCGCCGCTATGACGTGCTGCGTTCGCCGCACGTCAACAAGACGTCGCGCGATCAGTTCGAAATCCGTACCCATCAACGCCTGATGGACATCGTCGATCCCACCGACAAGACGGTCGATGCGCTGATGCGCCTGGACCTGGCCGCCGGCGTGGACGTCGAAATCGCGCTCGAGTAA
- the tuf gene encoding elongation factor Tu — MAKGKFERTKPHVNVGTIGHVDHGKTTLTAAITTVLSNKFGGEAKAYDQIDAAPEEKARGITINTAHVEYETQTRHYAHVDCPGHADYVKNMITGAAQMDGAILVVSAADGPMPQTREHILLSRQVGVPYIIVFLNKADMVDDAELLELVEMEVRELLSKYDFPGDDTPIVKGSAKLALEGDKGELGEQAILKLAEALDTYIPTPERAIDGTFLMPVEDVFSISGRGTVVTGRIERGVIKVGEEIEIVGIKPTLKTTCTGVEMFRKLLDQGQAGDNVGILLRGTKREEVERGQVLAKPGSITPHTDFDAEVYILSKEEGGRHTPFFQGYRPQFYFRTTDVTGTIELPKDKEMVLPGDNVSIKVALLAPIAMEEGLRFAIREGGRTVGAGVVAKILK, encoded by the coding sequence ATGGCAAAAGGCAAGTTTGAACGTACCAAGCCGCACGTGAACGTGGGTACGATCGGTCACGTGGACCACGGCAAAACGACGTTGACGGCGGCGATCACGACGGTGCTGTCGAACAAGTTCGGCGGCGAGGCGAAGGCGTACGACCAGATCGACGCGGCGCCGGAAGAGAAGGCGCGCGGGATCACGATCAACACGGCGCACGTGGAATACGAGACGCAGACGCGTCACTACGCGCACGTTGACTGCCCGGGCCACGCGGACTATGTGAAGAACATGATCACGGGCGCGGCGCAGATGGACGGCGCGATCCTGGTGGTGTCGGCCGCTGACGGCCCGATGCCGCAGACGCGCGAGCACATTCTGCTGAGCCGCCAGGTGGGCGTGCCGTACATCATCGTGTTCCTGAACAAGGCGGACATGGTCGATGACGCGGAGCTGCTCGAGCTGGTGGAAATGGAAGTTCGCGAGCTGCTGAGCAAGTACGATTTTCCTGGCGACGACACGCCGATCGTGAAGGGTTCGGCCAAGCTGGCGCTGGAAGGCGACAAAGGCGAGCTGGGCGAGCAGGCGATCCTGAAGCTGGCCGAGGCGCTGGACACGTACATCCCGACGCCGGAGCGTGCGATTGACGGTACGTTCCTGATGCCGGTGGAAGACGTGTTCTCGATCTCGGGTCGTGGCACGGTGGTGACCGGCCGTATCGAGCGCGGAGTGATCAAGGTTGGCGAGGAAATCGAAATCGTCGGCATCAAGCCGACGCTGAAGACGACCTGCACGGGCGTGGAAATGTTCCGCAAGCTGCTGGACCAGGGCCAGGCGGGCGACAACGTGGGGATTCTGCTGCGCGGTACCAAGCGCGAGGAAGTCGAGCGCGGTCAGGTGCTGGCCAAGCCGGGTTCGATCACGCCGCACACGGATTTCGACGCCGAGGTGTACATCCTGTCCAAGGAAGAGGGTGGCCGTCATACGCCGTTCTTCCAAGGCTATCGTCCCCAGTTCTACTTCCGTACGACGGACGTGACGGGCACGATCGAGCTGCCCAAGGACAAGGAAATGGTTCTGCCGGGTGACAACGTGTCGATCAAGGTGGCGCTGCTGGCACCGATCGCCATGGAAGAAGGCCTGCGCTTCGCGATCCGCGAAGGCGGCCGTACCGTGGGCGCCGGCGTCGTCGCCAAGATCCTCAAGTAA